From Delphinus delphis chromosome X, mDelDel1.2, whole genome shotgun sequence, a single genomic window includes:
- the WDR45 gene encoding WD repeat domain phosphoinositide-interacting protein 4 isoform X1, with product MTQQPLRGVTSLRFNQDQSCFCCAMETGVRIYNVEPLMEKGHLDHEQVGSMGLVEMLHRSNLLALVGGGSSPKFSEISAVLIWDDAREGKDSKDKLVLEFTFTKPVLAVRMRHDKIVIVLKNRIYVYSFPDNPRKLFEFDTRDNPKGLCDLCPSLEKQLLVFPGHKCGSLQLVDLASTKPGTSSAPFTINAHQSDVACVSLNQPGTVVASASQKGTLIRLFDTQSKEKLVELRRGTDPATLYCINFSHDSSFLCASSDKGTVHIFALKDTRLNRRSALARVGKVGPMIGQYVDSQWSLASFTVPAESACICAFGRNTSKNVNSVIAICVDGTFHKYVFTPDGNCNREAFDVYLDICDDDDF from the exons ATGACTCAGCAGCCACTTCGAGGAGTGACCAGTCTGCGTTTCAACCAAGATCAAA GCTGCTTTTGCTGCGCTATGGAGACAGGTGTGCGCATCTACAACGTGGAGCCATTGATGGAGAAGGGGCATCTGG ACCATGAGCAGGTGGGCAGCATGGGCCTGGTGGAAATGCTGCACCGCTCCAACCTGCTGGCCCTGGTGGGCGGTGGTAGCAGCCCCAAGTTCTCAGAGATCTCAG CAGTGCTGATCTGGGACGATGCCCGGGAGGGCAAGGACTCCAAGGACAAGCTGGTGCTGGAGTTCACCTTCACCAAGCCAGTGCTGGCTGTGCGCATGCGCCATGACAA AATCGTGATCGTGCTGAAGAACCGCATCTATGTGTACTCCTTCCCCGACAATCCCCGAAAGCTGTTTGAGTTTGACACCCGGGACAACCCCAAGG gGCTCTGTGACCTCTGCCCCAGCCTGGAGAAACAACTGCTAGTGTTCCCAGGACACAAGTGCGGGAGCCTGCAACTTGTG GACCTGGCAAGCACAAAGCCCGGCACCTCATCCGCTCCGTTTACCATCAATGCACATCAGAGCGACGTGGCCTGCGTGTCTCTGAACCAGCCAGGCACGGTAGTGGCCTCGGCCTCTCAGAAGGGCACCCTTATTCGCCTTTTTGACACGCAGTCCAAGGAGAAGCTGGTGGAGCTGCGCCGAGGCACTGACCCCGCCACCCTCTACTG CATCAACTTCAGCCATGATTCTTCCTTCCTGTGTGCATCCAGTGATAAGGGCACAGTCCACATCTTTGCTCTCAAGGATACCCGCCTCAACCGCCGCTCTGC GCTGGCTCGCGTGGGCAAGGTGGGGCCTATGATTGGGCAGTATGTGGACTCTCAATGGAGCCTGGCGAGCTTCACCGTGCCTGCTGAGTCAGCCTGCATCTGTGCTTTTGGTCGCAACACTTCCAAGAATGTCAACTCTGTCATTG ccatCTGTGTAGATGGGACCTTCCACAAATATGTCTTCACTCCCGATGGAAACTGCAACAGAGAGGCTTTCGATGTGTACCTTGACATCTGTGATGACGATGACTTTTAA
- the PRAF2 gene encoding PRA1 family protein 2: MSEVRLPPLRALDDFVLGSARLAAPDPRDPQRWCHRVINNLLYYQTNYLICFGLGLALAGYVRPLHTLLSALVVAVALGMLVWAAETRAAVRRCRRSHPAACLAAVLAVGLLVLWAAGGACTFLLSIAGPVLLILVHASLRLRNLKNKIENQIESIGLKRTPMGLLLEALGQEQEAGS, from the exons ATGTCGGAGGTGCGGCTGCCACCGCTACGCGCCCTGGACGACTTCGTTCTGGGGTCGGCGCGTCTGGCGGCCCCGGATCCACGCGACCCGCAGCGATGGTGCCACCGCGTCATCAACAACCTTCTCTACTATCAAACCAACTACCTTATCTGCTTCGGCCTCGGTCTCGCTCTGgccgg GTACGTGCGCCCGCTGCACACCCTCCTAAGCGCGCTGGTAGTGGCGGTGGCCCTTGGCATGCTGGTGTGGGCGGCTGAGACTCGAGCAGCCGTGCGCCGCTGCCGTCGCAGCCACCCAGCCGCCTGCCTGGCCGCAGTGCTTGCCGTCGGCCTCCTCGTTCTCTGGGCCGCGGGCGGCGCTTGCACCTTCCTGCTCAGCATCGCCGGGCCCGTGCTTC TGATCCTGGTGCACGCGTCACTGCGCCTGCGCAACCTCAAGAACAAGATTGAGAACCAGATCGAGAGCATTGGTCTCAAGCGGACGCCAATGGGGTTGCTGCTGGAGGCGCTGGGACAAGAACAGGAGGCTGGATCCTAG
- the CCDC120 gene encoding coiled-coil domain-containing protein 120 produces the protein MEVKGQLISSPTFSASAALFGEAAPQVKSERLRGLLDRQRTLQEALSLKLQELRKVCLQEAELTGQLPPECPLEPGERPQLVRRRPPAARAYPPPHPNPAHHSLCPAKAPQELALEALEREVSVQQQIAAAARRLALAPELSAEQRRRRRQVQADALRRLHELEEQLGDVRAHLGLPGIPPPQPLPLSTGAVIVAQGVCLGTRLAQLSQEDVVLHSESSSLSESGASHDNEEPRGCFPLAERPSPPKAWDQLRAVSGGSPERRTPWKPPPSDLYGDLKSRRNSVASPTSPTRSLPRSASSFEGRSVPATPVLTRGAGPQLCKPEGLHSRQWSGSQDSQMGFPRADPVSDRASLFAARTRRSNSSEALLVDRAASGGAGSPPAPLVPPATGPPACKSSEVLYERPQPTPAFSSRTAGPPDPPRAARPSSAAPASRGVPRLPPVCGDFLLDYSLDRGLPRGGGGTGWGELLPTAEVPGPLSRRDGLLTMLPGPPPVYAADGSSPLLRSKDPHSRATRTKPCGLPLEAAEGPEVHPNPLLWMPPPARIPPAGERSGHKSLALEGLRDWYIRNSGLATGPQRRPGLPHMGPQHPPFLHARCYEVGQALYGAPSQAPLPHSRSFTAPPVSGRYYADFLYPPELSARLSDLTLEGEQSSDSDPQTPGTLV, from the exons ATGGAAGTCAAAGGTCAGCTGATCAGCTCTCCCACCTTCAGTGCCTCAG CTGCCCTGTTTGGAGAGGCTGCCCCCCAGGTGAAGTCAGAGCGTCTGAGGGGGCTGCTCGACCGTCAGCGGACCCTGCAGGAGGCCCTGAGCCTGAAACTTCAGGAGCTACGAAAAGTGTGTCTCCAGGAGGCG GAGCTGACTGGCCAGCTGCCCCCCGAGTGCCCACTGGAGCCTGGTGAACGGCCCCAGTTGGTCCGCCGGCGGCCGCCTGCAGCCCGCGCCTACCCTCCACCGCACCCCAATCCAGCACACCACTCCTTGTGCCCTGCCAAG GCCCCGCAGGAGCTGGCGCTCGAGGCCCTGGAGCGCGAAGTGTCAGTGCAGCAGCAGATTGCGGCAGCTGCCCGCCGCCTGGCCTTGGCCCCTGAGCTCAGCGCCGAGCAGCGCCGACGTCGGCGCCAGGTCCAGGCAGATGCTTTGCGGAGGCTGCATGAGCTGGAGGAGCAGCTCGGGGACGTCCGGGCCCACCTGGGTCTCCCGGGGATCCCGCCGCCCCAGCCCCTGCCGCTATCCACTGGGGCAGTTATCGTTGCCCAGGGAGTCTGCCTGGGCACGCGCCTCGCTCAGCTCAGCCAAG AGGACGTAGTCCTGCACTCGGAGAGCAGCTCCCTCTCAGAGTCTGGGGCCAGCCATGATAATG AGGAGCCCCGTGGCTGCTTCCCTCTGGCTGAGCGCCCTTCACCACCGAAGGCCTGGGACCAGCTGCGGGCAGTATCTGGGGGCAGCCCTGAGCGGCGAACCCCGTGGAAACCACCCCCGTCAGATCTCTATGGGGATCTGAAGAGCCGGCGGAACTCCGTGGCCAGCCCCACCAG CCCCACACGCTCGCTGCCCAGGAGTGCCTCCAGTTTTGAGGGGCGAAGTGTGCCTGCCACCCCTGTCCTCACCCGGGGCGCTGGCCCCCAGCTCTGCAA ACCTGAAGGCCTCCATTCTCGCCAGTGGTCCGGCAGCCAGGACTCCCAGATGGGCTTCCCCCGGGCGGACCCTGTCTCCGACCGTGCCTCCCTCTTCGCAGCTCGCACCCGCCGCAGCAATAGCTCCGAGGCCCTGCTGGTGGACCGGGCAGCTAGTGGGGGAGCTGGCTCCCCGCCTGCACCTCTGGTTCCCCCTGCCACTGGTCCCCCAGCCTGCAAGAGCAGTGAGGTGCTATATGAGCGCCCCCAACCAACTCCTGCCTTCTCCTCCCGCACGGCTGGCCCCCCAGACCCTCCCCGGGCTGCCCGGCCCAGCTCAGCCGCCCCTGCCTCCCGCGGGGTCCCCCGGCTCCCGCCTGTGTGTGGGGACTTCCTCTTGGACTACTCCCTGGACCGGGGCCTGCCCCGCGGTGGCGGCGGGACAGGCTGGGGGGAGCTGCTGCCCACAGCTGAGGTCCCAGGACCCCTCTCTCGCCGGGATGGGCTCCTCACCATGCTCCCAGGCCCACCACCTGTGTATGCAGCTGACGGCAGCAGCCCCCTCCTCCGCAGCAAGGACCCCCACAGCCGTGCCACCCGCACCAAGCCCTGTGGCCTGCCCCTGGAGGCCGCTGAGGGCCCAGAGGTGCATCCCAACCCTCTGCTGTGGATGCCCCCACCCGCCCGTATCCCCCCAGCTGGTGAGCGCAGCGGCCACAAGAGCCTTGCCCTGGAGGGGCTGCGGGACTGGTACATCCGGAACTCGGGACTGGCCACAGGGCCCCAGCGCCGGCCTGGGCTCCCCCACATGGGCCCGCAGCACCCGCCCTTCCTCCACGCCCGCTGCTATGAGGTGGGCCAGGCGCTGTATGGGGCCCCCAGCCAGGCGCCACTCCCGCACTCAAGGAGTTTCACGGCGCCCCCTGTCTCCGGCAG ATACTACGCGGACTTCCTGTACCCCCCGGAGCTGAGCGCTCGTTTAAGTGACCTGACGCTAGAGGGGGAGCAGTCCTCCGATTCTGACCCCCAGACCCCGGGGACACTGGTCTGA
- the WDR45 gene encoding WD repeat domain phosphoinositide-interacting protein 4 isoform X2 translates to MTQQPLRGVTSLRFNQDQSCFCCAMETGVRIYNVEPLMEKGHLDHEQVGSMGLVEMLHRSNLLALVGGGSSPKFSEISVLIWDDAREGKDSKDKLVLEFTFTKPVLAVRMRHDKIVIVLKNRIYVYSFPDNPRKLFEFDTRDNPKGLCDLCPSLEKQLLVFPGHKCGSLQLVDLASTKPGTSSAPFTINAHQSDVACVSLNQPGTVVASASQKGTLIRLFDTQSKEKLVELRRGTDPATLYCINFSHDSSFLCASSDKGTVHIFALKDTRLNRRSALARVGKVGPMIGQYVDSQWSLASFTVPAESACICAFGRNTSKNVNSVIAICVDGTFHKYVFTPDGNCNREAFDVYLDICDDDDF, encoded by the exons ATGACTCAGCAGCCACTTCGAGGAGTGACCAGTCTGCGTTTCAACCAAGATCAAA GCTGCTTTTGCTGCGCTATGGAGACAGGTGTGCGCATCTACAACGTGGAGCCATTGATGGAGAAGGGGCATCTGG ACCATGAGCAGGTGGGCAGCATGGGCCTGGTGGAAATGCTGCACCGCTCCAACCTGCTGGCCCTGGTGGGCGGTGGTAGCAGCCCCAAGTTCTCAGAGATCTCAG TGCTGATCTGGGACGATGCCCGGGAGGGCAAGGACTCCAAGGACAAGCTGGTGCTGGAGTTCACCTTCACCAAGCCAGTGCTGGCTGTGCGCATGCGCCATGACAA AATCGTGATCGTGCTGAAGAACCGCATCTATGTGTACTCCTTCCCCGACAATCCCCGAAAGCTGTTTGAGTTTGACACCCGGGACAACCCCAAGG gGCTCTGTGACCTCTGCCCCAGCCTGGAGAAACAACTGCTAGTGTTCCCAGGACACAAGTGCGGGAGCCTGCAACTTGTG GACCTGGCAAGCACAAAGCCCGGCACCTCATCCGCTCCGTTTACCATCAATGCACATCAGAGCGACGTGGCCTGCGTGTCTCTGAACCAGCCAGGCACGGTAGTGGCCTCGGCCTCTCAGAAGGGCACCCTTATTCGCCTTTTTGACACGCAGTCCAAGGAGAAGCTGGTGGAGCTGCGCCGAGGCACTGACCCCGCCACCCTCTACTG CATCAACTTCAGCCATGATTCTTCCTTCCTGTGTGCATCCAGTGATAAGGGCACAGTCCACATCTTTGCTCTCAAGGATACCCGCCTCAACCGCCGCTCTGC GCTGGCTCGCGTGGGCAAGGTGGGGCCTATGATTGGGCAGTATGTGGACTCTCAATGGAGCCTGGCGAGCTTCACCGTGCCTGCTGAGTCAGCCTGCATCTGTGCTTTTGGTCGCAACACTTCCAAGAATGTCAACTCTGTCATTG ccatCTGTGTAGATGGGACCTTCCACAAATATGTCTTCACTCCCGATGGAAACTGCAACAGAGAGGCTTTCGATGTGTACCTTGACATCTGTGATGACGATGACTTTTAA